One Mycolicibacterium sarraceniae genomic window carries:
- the rpe gene encoding ribulose-phosphate 3-epimerase, producing the protein MVTPSRPMIAPSILSADFARLAEEAAAVEGADWLHVDVMDGHFVPNLTLGLPVVESLLAATDIPMDCHLMIDNPDRWAPGYAEAGAYNVTFHAEATDNPVAVARDIRAAGAKAGLSVKPGTPLEPYLEILRDFDTLLVMSVEPGFGGQSFIAEVLSKVATARRLVNSGELTILVEIDGGINADTIELAAEAGVDCFVAGSAVYGAHDPAVAVEALRRQAGGASQHLRI; encoded by the coding sequence ATGGTGACCCCGTCCCGTCCGATGATTGCGCCGTCGATCCTGTCGGCTGATTTCGCCCGCCTGGCCGAGGAGGCCGCTGCGGTAGAGGGTGCCGACTGGCTGCACGTCGACGTCATGGACGGCCACTTCGTACCCAACCTCACGCTCGGCCTTCCGGTGGTGGAGAGCCTGCTGGCGGCCACCGATATCCCGATGGACTGCCACCTGATGATCGACAACCCGGACCGATGGGCGCCGGGGTACGCCGAGGCCGGTGCCTACAACGTCACGTTCCACGCCGAGGCCACCGACAACCCGGTCGCGGTGGCCCGCGATATCCGCGCCGCCGGTGCCAAGGCGGGCCTGTCGGTGAAGCCGGGGACCCCGCTGGAGCCGTACCTGGAGATCCTGCGCGATTTCGACACCCTGCTGGTGATGTCGGTCGAACCGGGCTTCGGCGGGCAGAGCTTCATCGCCGAGGTGCTGTCCAAGGTCGCAACGGCGCGGCGGCTGGTCAACTCCGGTGAGTTGACGATCCTGGTGGAGATCGACGGCGGTATCAACGCCGACACCATCGAGCTGGCTGCCGAGGCCGGGGTGGATTGCTTCGTCGCCGGTTCGGCCGTGTACGGCGCACACGACCCGGCTGTCGCGGTCGAGGCGTTGCGCCGCCAGGCCGGCGGCGCCTCGCAGCACCTGCGGATATGA
- a CDS encoding MFS transporter, with translation MAESLDTAAHRAQSAGRSRRIVISAGSLAVLLGALDTYVVVTIMVDIMSTVGIPVNKLQQVTPIITWYMLGYVAAMPLLGRLSDRFGRKLMLQLSLVTFAVGSVVTALSTDLTMLVIGRLVQGIAAGALLPVTLALAADLWAARSRATVLGGIGAAQELGSVLGPLYGIGVVLLLGKWQDVFWINVPLTVVAMILIHFSLPSHDRSANPEKIDLVGGILLAIALGLAVIGLYNPNPDGKQLLPPHGLILVGGAIVAAIAFAVWERFARTRLIEPAGVRFLPFLLSLGTSLCAGAALMVTLVNVELFGQGVLGKDQTQAAFLLLHFLIALPIGALIGGWIASRIGGWIGDWIVSGVGMVISAGAYWLVSRWGTNVASAHHNLGFASLPVIDTDLALAGLGLGLVIGPLTSAALRAVPAAQHGIASSLVVVARMTGMLIGVAALSAWGLYRFNQILTTLPSPGGTSLATRLAGEAERYRTAFAMQYGSIFEVTVWVCLVGALFALVGGIVALMKHYEQPEVEESLPA, from the coding sequence ATGGCTGAGTCTCTGGACACCGCAGCCCACCGGGCGCAGAGCGCCGGCCGCAGCCGCCGGATCGTGATCAGCGCGGGCAGCCTGGCCGTCTTGCTCGGGGCGCTCGACACCTACGTCGTCGTCACGATCATGGTCGACATCATGTCGACGGTCGGCATCCCGGTGAACAAGCTCCAGCAGGTCACGCCGATCATCACCTGGTACATGCTGGGCTATGTCGCGGCCATGCCCCTTTTGGGCCGACTGTCCGATCGGTTCGGCCGCAAGCTGATGTTGCAGCTGTCGCTGGTCACCTTCGCGGTGGGCTCGGTGGTGACGGCATTGTCCACCGACCTGACCATGCTGGTGATCGGCCGGCTCGTGCAGGGCATCGCCGCCGGTGCCCTGCTGCCCGTCACGCTGGCGCTGGCCGCCGACCTGTGGGCAGCCCGCAGCAGGGCTACGGTACTCGGCGGCATCGGCGCCGCCCAGGAGCTGGGCAGCGTGCTCGGCCCGCTGTACGGCATCGGTGTGGTGTTGCTGCTGGGCAAGTGGCAGGACGTGTTCTGGATCAACGTGCCGCTGACCGTGGTCGCGATGATCCTGATCCACTTCAGCCTGCCCTCCCACGACCGCAGCGCCAATCCCGAGAAGATCGATCTGGTCGGCGGCATTCTGCTCGCGATCGCACTGGGCCTGGCCGTCATCGGTCTGTACAACCCGAACCCCGATGGCAAGCAGCTGCTGCCGCCGCATGGCCTGATCTTGGTGGGTGGGGCGATCGTCGCGGCAATCGCGTTCGCGGTGTGGGAACGTTTCGCCCGCACCCGGCTGATCGAACCGGCCGGTGTGCGGTTCCTTCCTTTCCTGCTCTCGCTGGGCACCTCGCTGTGCGCGGGCGCGGCACTGATGGTCACGCTGGTCAACGTCGAGTTGTTCGGTCAGGGCGTGCTGGGCAAGGACCAGACGCAAGCCGCCTTCCTGCTGCTGCACTTCCTGATCGCGCTGCCGATCGGCGCGCTGATCGGCGGTTGGATCGCCAGCCGGATCGGTGGCTGGATCGGGGATTGGATCGTCTCGGGGGTCGGCATGGTGATCTCAGCCGGCGCCTACTGGCTGGTGTCGCGTTGGGGCACCAACGTGGCGAGCGCGCACCACAATCTGGGCTTCGCGTCACTGCCGGTGATAGACACCGATCTGGCGCTGGCGGGTCTCGGGCTCGGCCTGGTGATCGGTCCGCTCACTTCGGCCGCCCTGCGCGCCGTGCCGGCGGCCCAGCACGGCATCGCGTCGTCGCTGGTCGTGGTGGCCCGGATGACCGGCATGCTGATCGGTGTCGCGGCGCTGAGCGCGTGGGGCCTGTACCGGTTCAACCAGATCCTGACCACCCTGCCCAGCCCGGGCGGTACCAGCCTGGCCACCAGACTGGCGGGCGAGGCCGAGCGCTATCGCACGGCATTCGCCATGCAGTACGGCTCGATCTTCGAAGTCACGGTATGGGTGTGCCTGGTCGGCGCACTGTTCGCGTTGGTCGGCGGCATAGTGGCGTTGATGAAGCACTACGAACAGCCCGAGGTCGAAGAATCGCTACCCGCGTAG
- a CDS encoding RsmB/NOP family class I SAM-dependent RNA methyltransferase — protein sequence MSERPGNRGKPNDRNGFQKRDRTGAPPGRDRDQQRPPRRPRRTPLDPARQAAFDVLRAVSERDAYANLVLPSMLAERGIHGRDAAFATELAYGTCRTRGLLDAVIAAAAGRTVDQIDPVLLDLLRLGSYQLLRTNVAQHAAVSTTVEQAGIEFDSVRAGFVNGVLRAIAGRDEASWVAELAPSTSTDPVGQLAFVHAHPRWIAQAFADALGADAGELDATLAADDARPGVHLAARPGVLTAQELAAEVDGTAGRYSPYAVYLGGGDPGRLLAVRDGKALVQDEGSQLVAQALTRAPLIGDDGGRWLDLCSGPGGKTALIAAIAAQHGGSVTAIEPTPRRAELVEQNTRGLPVEVLRVDGRESGLEAGSFDRVLVDAPCTGLGALRRRPEARWRRTPGDVPVLAKLQRELLAAAIALTRPGGVILYATCSPHLAETVGVVSDALRRQPVTALDTRPLFAPAEELGSGPYVQLWPHRHGTDAMFAAALQKNA from the coding sequence ATGAGCGAGCGTCCCGGCAACCGGGGAAAGCCCAACGACCGCAACGGCTTCCAGAAGCGCGACCGAACCGGGGCGCCGCCGGGTCGCGACCGCGACCAGCAGCGGCCACCGCGGCGTCCTCGCCGCACCCCGCTGGATCCGGCCCGCCAGGCCGCCTTCGATGTGCTGCGGGCGGTGTCCGAACGCGACGCCTACGCGAACCTGGTGCTGCCGTCGATGCTGGCCGAGCGCGGGATCCATGGCCGCGACGCGGCGTTCGCCACCGAACTGGCCTACGGCACCTGTCGAACCCGGGGCCTGCTCGACGCCGTGATCGCGGCGGCGGCCGGGCGCACGGTCGACCAGATCGATCCGGTACTGCTGGACCTGCTGCGCCTGGGCAGCTATCAGCTGCTGCGCACCAACGTCGCCCAGCATGCCGCGGTGTCCACTACCGTCGAACAGGCCGGTATCGAATTCGACAGTGTCAGAGCAGGTTTCGTCAACGGTGTGCTGCGGGCGATCGCCGGCCGCGACGAGGCGTCCTGGGTGGCCGAGCTGGCGCCGTCCACGAGCACCGACCCGGTCGGGCAGCTGGCGTTCGTGCACGCGCACCCGCGCTGGATTGCCCAGGCGTTCGCCGATGCACTCGGTGCCGACGCAGGTGAGCTCGACGCCACTCTGGCTGCCGACGACGCCCGCCCCGGTGTGCACCTGGCCGCGCGGCCGGGAGTGCTGACCGCGCAGGAGCTGGCCGCCGAGGTGGACGGGACGGCCGGGCGGTACTCGCCCTATGCGGTCTACCTGGGCGGCGGTGATCCAGGCCGGCTGTTGGCTGTGCGCGATGGCAAGGCGCTGGTGCAGGACGAGGGCAGTCAGCTGGTGGCCCAGGCGCTGACGCGGGCCCCGTTGATCGGCGACGACGGCGGACGCTGGCTGGACCTGTGCTCGGGCCCGGGTGGTAAGACCGCGCTGATCGCCGCGATCGCCGCGCAGCACGGTGGCAGTGTCACCGCGATCGAGCCCACACCGCGCCGGGCAGAGTTGGTCGAGCAGAACACCCGCGGCCTGCCGGTCGAGGTGCTGCGCGTCGACGGCCGCGAGTCGGGGCTGGAAGCCGGCAGCTTCGACCGGGTGCTGGTGGATGCACCCTGCACCGGACTCGGCGCGCTGCGGCGCCGGCCGGAAGCCCGTTGGCGGCGGACCCCGGGCGACGTCCCGGTGCTGGCCAAGCTGCAGCGTGAACTGCTGGCCGCCGCGATCGCCCTGACCCGCCCCGGCGGGGTGATCCTCTACGCGACTTGCTCCCCGCACCTGGCCGAGACCGTCGGCGTGGTCTCCGATGCGCTGCGCCGTCAGCCGGTCACCGCGCTGGACACCCGGCCGCTGTTCGCCCCCGCCGAAGAACTGGGTAGCGGTCCGTACGTGCAGCTGTGGCCGCACCGGCACGGTACCGACGCGATGTTCGCGGCTGCCCTGCAGAAGAACGCATAG
- the ribD gene encoding bifunctional diaminohydroxyphosphoribosylaminopyrimidine deaminase/5-amino-6-(5-phosphoribosylamino)uracil reductase RibD, whose translation MTAVEAAMRLAIAEAQQVKGSTYPNPPVGAVILSAAGDIVGAGGTQPAGGAHAEVMALRAAGERAAGGTAVVTLEPCNHHGRTSPCVDALIRAEVAAVVYAVADPNPVASGGADRLRDAGITVSAGVGAEEVTGGLLREWLHKQRTGRPHVTWKFATSVDGRSAAADGSSQWITSDAARADVHVRRAACDAILVGTGTVFIDDPTLTARPGGALAERQPLRVVVGKREISSEANVLNDDSRTMVIRTHDPHEVIQALADRTDVFIEGGPTLAGAFLRAGVIDRILAYVGPILLGGPVTAVDDVGVPTMARALRWRYDGVDRIGPDLLLSLVPG comes from the coding sequence ATGACGGCAGTCGAGGCCGCGATGCGACTCGCCATCGCCGAGGCGCAGCAGGTCAAGGGCTCCACCTACCCGAATCCCCCGGTAGGAGCGGTCATTCTGAGTGCGGCAGGCGATATCGTCGGCGCCGGCGGCACCCAACCTGCGGGCGGCGCGCATGCCGAGGTGATGGCGCTGCGGGCGGCCGGCGAGCGTGCGGCCGGCGGTACCGCCGTCGTGACCCTGGAGCCGTGCAATCACCATGGCCGTACGTCGCCGTGCGTCGATGCCCTGATTCGAGCCGAGGTGGCCGCGGTGGTCTATGCCGTCGCCGATCCCAACCCGGTCGCCTCCGGTGGCGCCGACCGCCTGCGCGACGCCGGGATCACCGTCAGCGCCGGGGTGGGCGCCGAGGAGGTGACCGGCGGCCTGCTGCGGGAATGGCTGCACAAACAGCGCACCGGTCGGCCGCACGTCACGTGGAAGTTCGCCACCAGCGTTGACGGGCGCAGCGCTGCCGCCGACGGATCCTCGCAGTGGATCACCAGCGATGCGGCGCGCGCCGACGTGCATGTGCGTCGTGCCGCGTGCGACGCGATCCTGGTCGGCACGGGCACCGTGTTCATCGACGATCCGACGCTGACCGCCCGACCAGGTGGGGCACTTGCCGAGCGGCAGCCGCTTCGCGTGGTGGTCGGCAAGCGGGAGATCTCCTCGGAAGCCAATGTGCTCAATGATGATTCGCGCACGATGGTGATCCGCACCCACGATCCGCATGAGGTCATACAGGCGTTGGCGGACCGCACCGACGTGTTCATCGAAGGGGGTCCGACGCTGGCCGGCGCGTTTCTGCGGGCCGGGGTGATCGACCGCATCCTGGCCTATGTCGGGCCGATCCTGCTCGGTGGCCCCGTCACCGCCGTCGATGATGTCGGTGTGCCCACCATGGCGCGGGCGCTGCGGTGGCGCTACGACGGCGTCGACCGGATCGGCCCGGACCTGCTGCTGAGCTTGGTTCCTGGCTAG
- the fmt gene encoding methionyl-tRNA formyltransferase, with protein sequence MRIVFAGTPEPALPSLRRLIDSPRHEVVAVLTRPDAAAGRRGKPAPSPVARLADEAGIPVLRPAKPNSAEFIAELAELAPECCAVVAYGALLSATLLAIPAHGWINLHFSLLPAWRGAAPVQAALAAGDTVTGATTFLIEPSLDSGPVYGVVTETVRPTDTAGDLLERLSASGAGLLEATLDGIADASLTPVPQPAEGISLAPKITVEQARVSWELPAHVVDRRVRAVTPNPGAWTMIGDLRVKLGPVTVDETGAPLAPGEIAVDRFGVRVGTGTVPIVLGAVQPPGKKPMTAADWARGARLDETVRAS encoded by the coding sequence ATGCGAATTGTTTTCGCCGGCACCCCCGAACCGGCACTGCCGTCGCTGCGGCGGCTGATCGATTCACCGCGCCACGAGGTGGTCGCGGTACTCACCCGCCCGGACGCGGCCGCCGGGCGTCGCGGCAAACCCGCCCCGTCACCGGTGGCGCGGCTGGCTGACGAGGCCGGTATCCCGGTGCTGCGCCCGGCGAAGCCCAATTCCGCAGAGTTCATCGCCGAACTGGCCGAACTGGCGCCGGAATGCTGCGCGGTGGTGGCCTACGGCGCACTGCTGTCCGCGACGCTACTGGCGATTCCGGCGCATGGCTGGATCAACCTGCATTTCTCGCTGCTGCCGGCCTGGCGGGGTGCCGCGCCGGTACAGGCTGCCCTCGCGGCGGGCGATACCGTCACCGGCGCAACGACTTTCCTGATCGAGCCGAGCCTGGATTCCGGGCCTGTGTACGGAGTGGTCACCGAGACAGTGCGCCCGACCGACACCGCGGGCGACCTGCTGGAACGGCTGTCGGCCTCGGGTGCGGGGCTGTTGGAAGCGACCCTGGACGGGATCGCCGACGCGTCCCTGACGCCGGTGCCACAACCGGCTGAGGGGATCAGCCTGGCGCCGAAAATCACTGTCGAGCAGGCGCGGGTGTCGTGGGAGCTGCCCGCGCACGTCGTCGATCGCCGGGTCCGCGCGGTGACGCCCAATCCGGGCGCCTGGACGATGATCGGTGACCTACGGGTGAAGCTCGGCCCGGTCACCGTCGATGAGACGGGTGCCCCGTTGGCGCCGGGGGAGATCGCGGTGGATCGGTTCGGAGTCCGGGTTGGCACCGGGACGGTGCCGATCGTGCTCGGCGCAGTGCAGCCGCCAGGCAAGAAGCCGATGACTGCCGCCGACTGGGCCCGCGGCGCCCGGCTCGACGAAACGGTGCGGGCGTCATGA
- a CDS encoding LppX_LprAFG lipoprotein yields MPTRRRMYAVLVALFATAALSVAGCSSSSKPSEPLPDAAGLLQQSIAVTKGLKSAHLDITVGGKIDGLPVKKLAGDLTNIPAVAVSGNSTISMGGSDVDIQLVVLDGTLYAALTPNNWLDMGPAKDIYDPSVVLNPDNGLANWLASITDAKSNASETINGVDTVRISGKVSADAMNKLIPLKATNPLPATVWIQKADPHQLVQAKTDTGNGGSIQITLSEWDKPVTVTKPAV; encoded by the coding sequence ATGCCGACGCGCCGCCGAATGTATGCCGTCCTTGTCGCCCTCTTCGCCACAGCAGCCCTGTCCGTCGCCGGCTGCTCGTCATCGTCGAAGCCATCCGAACCGCTACCGGACGCCGCCGGGCTGCTGCAGCAGTCGATCGCGGTCACCAAGGGCCTCAAGAGTGCCCACCTCGACATCACTGTGGGCGGCAAGATCGACGGCCTGCCGGTCAAGAAGCTCGCCGGCGACCTGACCAACATTCCCGCTGTCGCGGTGTCCGGCAATTCCACGATCTCGATGGGCGGCTCGGACGTCGATATCCAGCTCGTCGTCCTCGACGGCACTCTATACGCGGCGCTGACCCCGAACAACTGGTTGGACATGGGCCCCGCCAAGGACATCTACGACCCGTCGGTGGTCCTCAACCCGGACAACGGCCTGGCCAACTGGCTCGCCAGCATCACCGACGCCAAGTCCAACGCCAGCGAGACCATCAATGGCGTGGACACCGTGCGGATCAGCGGCAAGGTCAGCGCCGACGCTATGAACAAGCTGATTCCGCTCAAGGCGACCAATCCGCTGCCCGCCACCGTGTGGATCCAGAAGGCCGATCCGCATCAGCTGGTGCAGGCCAAGACCGACACCGGCAACGGCGGCAGCATTCAGATCACGCTGTCCGAGTGGGACAAGCCGGTCACCGTCACCAAGCCCGCCGTCTGA
- a CDS encoding beta strand repeat-containing protein, with amino-acid sequence MASRAPSAAALSMNGDLSIVQGDAGPITTPARYDIQTSLDAWGAQLDALLAAPLSAANAWLKTPIDILNMFFVSSITVDRLSYGLNALGSLINQFVPPFKMADGAPSIITLASVSGAVLAGAITLMNTSQTADINHWLDEGWSLAQAIYKIASNPILYGLTTDDMDGVIGAARSAFLAPKKVLDMQVNLGQAPNPVSLAMYVVVVAIFRRFAEVATDHQPVVTDMQQTSQHLPGDSGTTVSGYVQFYDPDGDPITSFGFTEPNDSRFTVTVVDGTNGRMNWKVWDWNPLGPSTPKTLTFTMTVLAQGDGQISVSQPYMPNGNETKKTVTVTVYYNQAVGTMTNTVTSTSGLGVVRGVVSTPASPDNPTTYTLNGASGGTAYTANGGIIKLNSATGAYIYTPNRASSATTDSFQLTSTDSFGHTYTTAVSVPVSSASPVTTFNTRTGTVTGGLAIPTGSADVGLMNYSLGTGPNPARGTVTVNADGTFVYTRSATAGSQPTTDSFTILGTDSTGKTVTVAVVNVNATLGNSAPVGTGLTTDSPVGAPTYNAGGGPRDEQHTTGTLHATDADGDPVTFAAGTYTTAQGGSITVSANGTFTYDKNVFAPFGVHNSYWHTHAVDGDPGDTFTINVKDSYGATTAVTYSVPIAKLNAPPTVDGGTVNNRTTSAMGVVRGKIAGADGDGDSLTYSMVGATNGSVYGSGGGIIKINSDGSFVYTPNAGATSDTFQVLVNDGHGGITQATVTLNGLTTPSPQTNTNGVAGVTNGSLDVPAGDTGLGLTYSLGSGPSKGTVVVNANGTYTYTRTAGLGHSTSPSDSFTITATDSTGKSVIIATINVAPSVSNNAPAVSVITQPTVGTRSGTTQTTTGKIQWSDADGDAMTINGQAAPTGTNTITLSTRNGGTVVLKGDGTFTYTRTVSNAQSHQAAKIGAADSDVNDYVDITVADGYGGSTATAVKVAVYATNSAPTISGGSKSLRNVLTIKVDDADGDSLSFAHNGSSFTFGGRGVSTSTLWGGNTLTVTDGYYVVNNGVVTSTPASTTKSW; translated from the coding sequence GTGGCCTCCAGGGCCCCATCTGCTGCCGCGTTGTCGATGAACGGCGATCTGTCGATCGTTCAGGGCGACGCGGGACCAATCACCACCCCGGCGCGCTACGACATCCAAACATCGCTGGATGCCTGGGGTGCGCAGCTGGATGCCCTTCTGGCAGCGCCACTTTCGGCGGCTAACGCGTGGCTCAAGACGCCGATCGACATTCTGAACATGTTCTTCGTGTCAAGCATCACTGTCGACAGGTTGTCGTACGGGTTGAATGCGCTGGGAAGCCTTATCAACCAGTTCGTGCCGCCGTTCAAGATGGCGGACGGTGCGCCGTCGATTATCACCCTGGCCTCCGTGTCGGGCGCGGTGCTCGCCGGAGCGATCACGCTGATGAACACCTCCCAGACTGCCGACATCAACCACTGGCTAGACGAGGGTTGGAGCCTCGCCCAAGCGATCTACAAAATCGCCTCGAACCCCATCCTCTACGGGCTTACCACGGACGACATGGACGGTGTCATCGGGGCTGCACGGTCTGCCTTCCTCGCCCCGAAAAAGGTCCTGGACATGCAGGTCAACCTCGGTCAAGCGCCGAACCCGGTATCGCTCGCCATGTACGTCGTCGTGGTCGCGATCTTCCGCCGGTTCGCGGAGGTGGCGACCGACCACCAACCCGTGGTGACGGACATGCAGCAGACCAGCCAGCATCTGCCGGGTGATAGCGGCACGACAGTGTCGGGATACGTGCAGTTCTACGATCCCGACGGTGACCCGATCACTTCGTTCGGCTTCACCGAACCCAATGACAGCCGGTTCACCGTCACTGTCGTGGACGGTACCAACGGGCGGATGAACTGGAAGGTCTGGGACTGGAATCCACTGGGCCCCTCGACCCCCAAGACTCTGACGTTCACCATGACGGTTCTCGCCCAAGGCGATGGCCAGATCAGCGTCTCCCAGCCGTACATGCCGAACGGCAACGAAACCAAAAAAACGGTCACCGTCACGGTCTACTACAACCAGGCCGTGGGGACGATGACCAACACGGTCACGAGCACCTCCGGGCTGGGCGTGGTTCGCGGTGTGGTCTCTACACCGGCGAGTCCGGACAACCCGACGACCTATACGCTCAACGGCGCCAGCGGGGGAACGGCGTACACCGCCAACGGCGGCATCATCAAACTCAATTCGGCGACCGGCGCGTATATTTACACCCCGAACCGGGCATCGAGCGCGACGACGGACTCGTTCCAGCTGACGAGCACTGACAGCTTCGGCCATACCTATACGACTGCCGTGTCGGTGCCGGTGAGCTCCGCGTCGCCGGTGACCACTTTCAACACCCGGACCGGCACGGTGACCGGCGGCCTGGCCATCCCCACGGGCAGTGCCGACGTCGGGCTGATGAACTACAGCCTGGGCACCGGTCCCAACCCCGCCAGGGGCACGGTGACTGTGAATGCCGACGGCACTTTCGTCTACACCAGGTCGGCGACGGCTGGATCGCAGCCGACGACGGACTCGTTCACGATCCTGGGCACCGACAGCACCGGGAAGACGGTCACCGTCGCTGTGGTCAACGTCAACGCGACCCTGGGCAACAGCGCGCCGGTGGGCACGGGTCTGACCACCGACTCTCCCGTTGGCGCGCCGACCTACAACGCGGGAGGCGGTCCGCGCGACGAGCAGCACACGACGGGCACGCTGCACGCGACGGACGCCGATGGCGATCCGGTGACGTTCGCTGCCGGCACGTACACCACTGCTCAGGGCGGGTCGATCACGGTCAGCGCGAACGGCACGTTCACCTACGACAAGAACGTGTTCGCTCCCTTCGGAGTTCACAACAGCTACTGGCATACCCACGCTGTCGACGGTGACCCGGGCGACACGTTCACCATCAATGTCAAAGACAGTTACGGCGCCACCACCGCGGTGACGTACTCGGTCCCGATCGCGAAGCTCAACGCACCGCCCACGGTCGACGGCGGAACGGTGAACAACAGGACCACCTCGGCCATGGGTGTGGTTCGCGGCAAAATCGCGGGTGCCGATGGTGACGGCGACAGCCTCACCTACAGCATGGTCGGCGCCACGAACGGCTCGGTGTACGGCTCCGGTGGCGGCATCATCAAGATCAATTCGGACGGTTCGTTCGTGTACACCCCGAACGCGGGAGCCACGTCGGATACGTTCCAGGTGCTCGTCAACGACGGCCATGGGGGCATTACGCAGGCGACGGTCACCCTGAACGGGCTGACGACGCCGTCGCCGCAGACCAACACCAACGGGGTCGCGGGTGTCACGAATGGTTCGCTCGACGTCCCGGCCGGCGACACCGGACTGGGGCTGACGTACAGCCTGGGCAGCGGCCCGTCGAAGGGCACCGTGGTGGTCAACGCCAACGGCACCTACACCTATACCCGGACGGCGGGCCTGGGTCACAGCACGTCCCCGAGCGATTCGTTCACCATCACGGCGACCGATTCCACCGGCAAGTCCGTGATCATCGCGACGATCAACGTCGCCCCGTCGGTGAGTAACAATGCGCCTGCCGTGTCTGTCATCACACAGCCGACGGTCGGAACTCGCAGCGGGACGACGCAGACCACCACCGGCAAGATCCAATGGAGCGATGCCGACGGCGACGCGATGACGATCAACGGACAGGCCGCCCCGACCGGCACCAACACCATCACGCTCAGCACCAGAAACGGTGGCACCGTGGTGCTCAAGGGCGACGGAACGTTCACCTATACCCGCACTGTGAGCAACGCGCAGTCGCACCAGGCGGCCAAGATCGGTGCCGCCGACAGTGATGTGAACGACTACGTCGACATCACGGTCGCCGACGGCTACGGAGGTAGCACCGCTACCGCAGTAAAGGTGGCGGTGTACGCGACCAACAGCGCGCCGACGATCTCAGGTGGCTCGAAGTCCCTCAGAAACGTCCTCACGATTAAAGTCGATGATGCTGACGGGGACAGCCTTTCATTCGCCCACAATGGCTCCAGCTTCACCTTCGGCGGTCGTGGAGTTTCGACCAGCACCTTGTGGGGCGGCAACACGCTCACCGTCACCGACGGCTACTACGTCGTCAACAACGGCGTGGTCACCAGCACGCCGGCGAGCACGACGAAGTCCTGGTAG
- a CDS encoding riboflavin synthase has translation MFTGIVEELGEVVGKEELADSARFIIRGPVVTSDARHGDSIAVNGVCLTVVDVLPGGQFSADVMAETLNRSSLAAVGVGGAVNLERAAAINSRLGGHIVQGHVDGTGRVVSRTPFEYWEVVRIALPAELSRYVVEKGSITVDGISLTVSGLGDDWFEVSLIPTTLSLTTLGRSGLRTLVNLEVDVIAKYVERLLADRER, from the coding sequence GTGTTCACCGGAATCGTCGAGGAACTGGGTGAGGTTGTCGGCAAGGAGGAGCTGGCCGACTCGGCCCGGTTCATCATCCGCGGCCCTGTCGTGACCAGCGATGCCCGCCACGGCGACTCGATCGCCGTCAACGGTGTATGTCTGACTGTCGTCGACGTGCTGCCGGGCGGGCAGTTCAGTGCCGACGTGATGGCCGAGACGCTCAACCGGTCCAGCCTGGCCGCTGTCGGTGTCGGCGGCGCGGTGAACCTGGAACGGGCCGCGGCGATCAACAGCCGTCTCGGCGGGCACATCGTCCAGGGGCACGTCGATGGCACCGGGCGGGTGGTGTCCCGTACGCCGTTCGAGTACTGGGAGGTCGTGCGGATCGCGCTGCCGGCCGAGCTGTCGCGGTACGTCGTCGAGAAGGGTTCGATCACCGTCGACGGCATCTCCTTGACGGTCTCCGGGCTTGGTGACGACTGGTTCGAGGTGTCGTTGATCCCGACGACCCTTTCGCTGACCACTCTGGGTCGCTCTGGCCTCCGGACGCTGGTGAATCTCGAGGTCGACGTCATCGCGAAGTATGTCGAACGGTTGCTGGCCGATCGCGAGCGGTGA